Proteins encoded by one window of Conger conger chromosome 1, fConCon1.1, whole genome shotgun sequence:
- the LOC133108059 gene encoding lanosterol 14-alpha demethylase, producing the protein MTIRIFEVGSSLIENTMEKMSDNLTSMILVTTASILTLGYFSKHIYKQLQPPDKTSKYPPHIPSGIPFLGHAIAFGKSPIEFLENAYEKYGPVFSFTMVGKTFTYLLGSDAATLMFNSKNEDLNAEDVYSRLTTPVFGKGVAYDVPNPIFLEQKKMLKTGLNIAHFKQHVQIIEEETRDYFTRWGDSGEKNLFEALSELIILTASRCLHGKEIRSMLDEKVAQLYADLDGGFSHAAWLLPGWLPLPSFRRRDRAHVEIKNIFYKVIQRRRESGEKEDDILQTLMDATYKTGKPLSDSEIAGMLIGLLLAGQHTSSTTSSWMGFFMSLDKDLQNRCYAEQKAVCGEDLPPLEYDQLKDLTLLDRCLKETLRLRPPIMTMMRMARSLQTVAGYSIPAGHQVCVSPTVNHRLSDTWQQRMDFNPDRYLEENPAAGEKFAYVPFGAGRHRCIGENFAYVQIKTIWSTMLRLYEFDLVDGYFPTINYTTMIHTPTNPMIRFKRRQP; encoded by the exons ATGACGATAAGGATATTTGAAGTTGGCAGCTCTCTGATCGAGAATACGATGGAGAAGATGAGTGACAACTTGACATCAATGATTCTGGTTACGACTGCGTCCATCTTGACTTTGGGATACTTTTCCAAACATATCTATAAACAGCTCCAGCCTCCTGACAAAACTTCG AAATATCCTCCTCACATTCCCTCTGGTATTCCTTTTCTTGGTCACGCCATAGCCTTTGGGAAAAGCCCAATCGAATTTCTCGAAAATGCCTATGAAAAG TATGGGCCTGTGTTCAGCTTCACCATGGTGGGGAAGACCTTCACTTACCTCCTGGGCAGCGATGCAGCCACGCTGATGTTCAACAGTAAAAACGAGGACCTGAACGCTGAAGATGTGTACTCTCGTCTTACCACGCCAGTCTTCGGCAAAGGAGTAGCCTACGATGTGCCTAATCCC ATATTTCTGGAGCAgaagaaaatgttgaaaacgGGATTGAATATCGCCCACTTCAAACAGCATGTGCAGATAATTGAGGAGGAGACAAGGGACTACTTCACACGCTGGGGGGACAGTGGAGAAAAGA ATCTGTTCGAAGCCCTGTCGGAGCTCATCATCCTGACTGCCAGCCGGTGCCTCCATGGGAAGGAGATCCGCAGCATGCTGGATGAGAAGGTTGCCCAGCTCTATGCAGACCTGGACGGGGGCTTCAGTCACGCTGCCTGGCTCCTCCCAGGCTGGCTGCCTCTCCCCAGCTTCCG ACGGAGGGACAGAGCACATGTGGAGATCAAGAACATCTTCTACAAGGTCATCCAGCGGCGTCGGGAATCAGGGGAGAAAGAGGACGACATCCTTCAGACCCTAATGGATGCCACCTACAA gactggCAAGCCGCTGTCAGACAGTGAAATTGCCGGGATGCTGATCGGTTTGCTCCTGGCGGGGcagcacacctcctccaccaccagctCCTGGATGGGCTTCTTCATGTCCCTGGACAAGGACTTGCAGAACCGCTGCTATGCCGAGCAGAAGGCTGTCTGCGGAGAGGACCTGCCCCCCCTGGAGTACGACCAG CTGAAGGATCTGACTTTGTTGGACCGCTGTCTGAAAGAGACCCTGAGACTCCGCCCCCCCATCATGACAAtgatgagaatggccagatcTCTGCAG ACAGTTGCTGGGTATAGCATTCCAGCTGgacaccaggtgtgtgtgtcccccACGGTCAACCATCGCCTGTCAGACACATGGCAGCAGAGAATGGACTTCAACCCCGACCGCTACCTCGAGGAGAACCCTGCAGCTGGAGAGAAATTTGCCTATGTGCCCTTCGGAGCTG GTCGGCATCGTTGTATCGGTGAGAATTTTGCCTACGTTCAGATCAAGACCATCTGGTCCACTATGCTTCGTTTGTACGAGTTTGACCTAGTCGACGGCTACTTCCCCACTATCAACTATACCACAATGATCCACACACCCACCAACCCGATGATCAGATTCAAACGCCGGCAGCCCTGA
- the cmtm8b gene encoding CKLF-like MARVEL transmembrane domain-containing protein 8b, whose translation MEESPRSRTVITSHSSPHSDNFSTSTLAYDKHFIRTVPGFLIIAEIVLGLLVWTLIGGTEYFRVSAFGWVMFVAVFYWVLTVFFLIIYLTMAYTRIPQVPWTTVGLCFNSSAAVLYLSAAAVDAASLSRAVKGQHDFNSWAASTFFAFLVALCYLGNAYFSFKSWRSQEEGQ comes from the exons ATGGAGGAGAGTCCTCGGTCACGTACGGTGATTACAAGCCACAGCAGCCCACATTCGGACAACTTCTCCACTTCAACACTTGCCTATGACAAACATTTTATTCGCACCGTACCGGGATTCCTCATCATTGCAGAAATA GTCCTTGGTCTGCTGGTGTGGACGCTGATTGGTGGAACTGAGTACTTCCGTGTGTCTGCATTCGGGTGGGTCATGTTTGTAGCAGTGTTCTACTGGGTGCTGACTGTATTCTTCCTCATCATTTACCTGACCATGGCTTACACCAGAATCCCCCAGGTACCCTGGACAACAGTG GGCCTGTGCTTCAACAGCAGCGCAGCCGTGCTGTACCTATCTGCCGCTGCTGTGGACGCTGCCTCGCTTAGCCGAGCGGTAAAGGGACAACACGACTTCAACAGCTGGGCAGCCTCCACG tTCTTTGCCTTCCTGGTAGCTCTATGCTACTTGGGAAATGCGTACTTTAGTTTTAAATCCTGGCGGTCACAGGAGGAAGGTCAATGA